One window of the Desulfobotulus mexicanus genome contains the following:
- a CDS encoding ABC transporter substrate-binding protein: MSINKMYLTFIEVVMHFIKSTILILVMLVFFIPESWAGKYPLTPVTKNGEKWRVGYLEGGMFPDYQIIFFRTVQGLMELGWIKPMDLPETYNPDHREAWQWLAENARSDYMEFVRDAFYTSEFKADQRVRTKQELLDRLNKKKDLDLILAMGTWAGQDLANDEHSIPTVVASTSDPLGSGIIKSADDSGFKHLHAKIEPDRYVRQLRLFHDITRFRTMGIVFENSLEGRTFAAVADAEQVARERGFELKICHARNSDISLEQANREALACYTELAPQVEAMYITVHRGENLGNLSNLLNPLFKNEVATFAMPGSEFVKHGALLSIAHAGFAYVGRFHAETIAKIFNGAKPGSLEQRWAAPSKIAINLKTAETIGFDPPFDVLVAADEIYDHKAEAGKQ, translated from the coding sequence TTGTCCATCAATAAAATGTATCTAACCTTTATTGAGGTGGTTATGCACTTTATCAAGTCAACGATTCTGATTCTTGTAATGCTTGTGTTTTTTATCCCTGAATCATGGGCCGGGAAGTATCCCCTAACTCCTGTGACAAAAAACGGTGAAAAATGGCGTGTAGGTTATTTGGAAGGCGGTATGTTTCCAGATTATCAGATTATTTTTTTCAGGACCGTGCAGGGACTGATGGAGCTGGGCTGGATTAAACCCATGGACCTGCCGGAAACATACAATCCGGATCACAGAGAGGCCTGGCAGTGGCTGGCTGAAAATGCCCGGTCAGATTATATGGAATTTGTCAGGGATGCATTTTATACATCGGAATTTAAGGCTGATCAGCGTGTCCGGACAAAACAGGAGCTGCTTGACCGGCTTAATAAAAAGAAGGATCTGGATCTGATTCTGGCCATGGGAACCTGGGCGGGGCAGGATCTGGCCAATGATGAGCATTCTATTCCCACTGTGGTGGCTTCCACCAGTGATCCTCTGGGTTCTGGAATTATTAAAAGCGCTGATGACTCCGGATTCAAACACCTGCACGCAAAGATTGAACCTGACAGATATGTACGTCAGTTACGTCTCTTCCATGATATTACCCGTTTCAGGACCATGGGTATAGTTTTTGAGAACAGTCTTGAAGGCCGGACCTTTGCTGCTGTGGCTGATGCCGAACAAGTGGCAAGGGAGCGAGGATTTGAATTGAAAATCTGCCATGCCCGAAACAGTGACATTAGTCTGGAGCAGGCCAATCGGGAGGCCCTTGCATGTTATACAGAGCTGGCACCTCAGGTGGAGGCCATGTATATCACTGTCCATCGGGGGGAAAATCTGGGTAATCTGTCTAACCTTTTAAATCCATTATTTAAAAATGAAGTAGCTACCTTTGCCATGCCGGGATCTGAGTTTGTAAAACATGGTGCCCTTCTAAGTATCGCCCATGCCGGTTTTGCCTATGTAGGCAGGTTTCATGCCGAGACCATTGCGAAAATATTCAATGGAGCTAAACCTGGAAGCCTTGAGCAGAGGTGGGCGGCGCCATCAAAAATTGCCATCAATTTGAAAACCGCTGAAACAATAGGATTCGACCCGCCCTTTGATGTTCTGGTTGCAGCTGATGAAATCTATGATCATAAAGCTGAGGCAGGTAAGCAGTGA
- a CDS encoding glutamate-cysteine ligase family protein — protein MTMDESTVFPCIGVELEMPTAHIRTTETHPVGTFFRNLQQIRELRGQKGELLAYHGRDYGLKFEQGLHSIDNGFNNLESSLGPVRQEKDCLNQLHSLINLELKDIFAALEREKAMVINFSEHPDVKINQTFYSSVRAPRSIYEYQTGYRGWNHMAGFDAKAQNSPSTETELGNAVTGLNCLLGLAPAFVALYANSPFEAGKIAGFKENRLTIWPKQMDCSKMAGDKKLHQTPAKPFNNLADYLKWMFGPGTSMWFVSETDSLKNPADMYLIPSDPPLLDFLKSGPCQGKSFFHKDKKIISPDIRHLVDHQFTQYTDCRIRYGLKDNGPELSEFMDVMDNHPDKLEEFLAPFISFCYLEGRAAGANYPDRDLTKLDKSNISSSLVISPSAMQYGLLRNLKQTSMLMEKYRWTDLLGLRNEAVKNALDGEYNGIKVKDLCMDVVETAAQGLELEHQWMLDYPLWVLQTGKTGADRALDRLSRMNGSLRDRIGKLILERRAVPI, from the coding sequence ATGACCATGGATGAATCCACTGTTTTTCCCTGCATTGGTGTGGAGCTTGAGATGCCCACAGCCCATATCCGGACGACTGAGACCCATCCTGTGGGTACGTTTTTCCGCAATCTTCAGCAGATCAGAGAATTAAGGGGGCAAAAGGGAGAACTGCTTGCATATCATGGCAGGGACTATGGACTGAAATTTGAGCAGGGCCTGCACTCCATTGACAATGGTTTCAACAACCTTGAGAGTTCCCTTGGACCTGTCAGGCAGGAAAAAGACTGTTTAAATCAGCTTCACAGCCTGATCAATCTGGAGCTTAAGGATATTTTCGCAGCCCTGGAGCGGGAAAAAGCCATGGTGATAAACTTCAGCGAGCATCCTGATGTCAAAATAAACCAGACATTTTACAGCTCTGTGCGGGCACCACGTTCCATTTATGAATACCAGACGGGTTACCGCGGATGGAACCACATGGCCGGATTTGATGCCAAAGCGCAAAACAGCCCAAGCACTGAAACAGAGCTCGGGAATGCCGTAACAGGACTCAATTGTCTTCTGGGTCTTGCGCCAGCCTTTGTAGCCCTCTATGCCAACAGTCCCTTTGAGGCAGGCAAAATTGCAGGCTTCAAGGAAAACAGACTCACCATCTGGCCAAAGCAAATGGATTGTTCAAAAATGGCAGGTGACAAAAAACTGCACCAGACTCCTGCCAAACCCTTTAACAATCTGGCCGACTACCTGAAATGGATGTTCGGCCCCGGAACCAGCATGTGGTTTGTCTCAGAAACCGACAGCCTCAAAAACCCTGCGGACATGTATCTGATCCCCTCTGATCCACCACTGCTTGATTTTCTAAAGTCCGGACCATGTCAGGGAAAATCTTTTTTCCACAAGGACAAAAAAATAATCAGTCCGGATATCCGGCATCTGGTTGATCATCAGTTCACCCAATACACAGACTGCAGGATACGCTACGGCCTTAAGGACAATGGCCCTGAGCTCAGTGAATTCATGGATGTCATGGATAATCATCCTGATAAGCTTGAAGAATTTTTAGCTCCTTTCATCAGCTTCTGCTACCTTGAAGGCAGGGCTGCCGGTGCCAATTATCCGGACAGAGATCTGACAAAACTGGATAAATCCAATATTTCAAGCTCCCTTGTCATCTCACCAAGTGCAATGCAGTACGGACTCCTGAGAAATCTTAAGCAGACTTCCATGCTCATGGAAAAATACCGCTGGACGGATCTTCTGGGTTTACGGAATGAGGCTGTGAAAAACGCACTGGACGGCGAATATAATGGAATAAAAGTCAAAGATCTTTGCATGGATGTTGTGGAAACAGCTGCACAGGGGCTTGAACTTGAGCATCAATGGATGCTGGATTATCCCCTTTGGGTATTGCAAACCGGAAAAACCGGCGCAGACCGTGCCCTGGATCGCCTGAGCCGTATGAACGGATCTCTAAGGGATAGAATAGGGAAACTGATACTTGAAAGAAGAGCTGTCCCGATCTGA
- a CDS encoding MFS transporter, translated as MRKNLSIIILSIIILFFSLSFMVVLVSNSFEKIFVSSELAGYAVPQKDFKRKIEAALRFGKSLDNLIGIEKEMADYAAMYHTLSNIEIYDVHHNQIYSISPLPESHPASTKIQGKRIDSPDPSMQILETSDAYLIILPLNGPAETWTGTAATTGSMAGSLVFSFHKHEIKAEVRNFWGKRLILGAIIAILAGGILFILLSRIPELNGKDLHKIIFFRVLTVIVLTQAVFAGISVYQFHRDHVQLNKEKIQAQLHLLKSTMERILASGISLDRISRMDAYLMEVIETNPEIDSLKILDKAGNIQAYASKHVLQDISPQKDGKLQEDLWVTVPLIRTSDNSVLGEIRAVLDKSSMGKLIRKLLLDSLTIALIASLLIVEQIYFMISHIRRKKRNPIKPHTDQDILDNLMLARFAAFLFLLAFAMPVSFVPLQMLELYTPIPGLPKNIILGLPISLEMLCALGASLLAGAMADRRDWRTPFVCGILMTSTGLFFSAMADNGLTFILARGVCGLGYGLSWMALQSFLFTNCSPTTRARGSSHFVAGIFSGHICGTALGAILAERTGYPPVFLVGMLVALASLVFFLVFMRNFKGQTTPLPSEEVAVNGTSLLSFISDRNVFALIFFCIIPFSICQVGLLFFATPLYLNGLGMSQSDIGRVLMIYGLSVVYLAPQISKIVDSRENKKPFIVAGGLLGGLGLSLLYIHQGFLVIVIAIFLLGLASSIGSSAQTAFALKLKSTEEFGMGKAMAIQRAADKLGQMLGPLALGALMSGISISQGLVVLGLGYMLLSILFFFMANEGIQAKK; from the coding sequence GTGAGAAAAAATCTGAGTATCATCATCCTTTCCATAATTATTCTTTTTTTCTCCCTGTCTTTCATGGTAGTTTTGGTCTCCAACTCCTTTGAAAAGATCTTTGTTTCCTCGGAACTTGCCGGATACGCAGTGCCACAAAAGGATTTTAAGAGAAAAATTGAAGCCGCCCTGCGTTTTGGAAAATCTTTAGACAACCTTATCGGGATTGAAAAGGAAATGGCTGACTATGCGGCCATGTACCATACCTTATCCAACATAGAAATCTATGATGTACACCATAATCAGATCTACAGCATCAGTCCCCTGCCCGAAAGCCACCCTGCCTCAACAAAAATACAGGGTAAAAGAATTGATTCCCCTGATCCATCCATGCAAATCCTGGAAACCAGCGATGCTTATCTGATAATTTTACCCCTCAACGGACCTGCAGAAACATGGACGGGAACAGCAGCAACTACCGGTTCCATGGCTGGCAGTCTGGTATTTTCATTCCACAAGCATGAGATAAAAGCTGAAGTCCGAAATTTCTGGGGAAAAAGGCTGATACTGGGCGCAATAATTGCTATTCTGGCAGGGGGCATTCTTTTCATCCTGCTTTCAAGGATTCCTGAACTTAACGGCAAGGACCTGCACAAAATCATATTTTTCAGAGTCCTGACAGTGATTGTTCTCACCCAGGCTGTTTTCGCAGGCATAAGCGTATATCAATTCCACAGAGACCACGTTCAGTTGAATAAAGAAAAGATTCAGGCCCAGCTCCACCTCCTCAAATCTACCATGGAGCGTATCCTTGCATCCGGGATTTCTCTGGACCGGATCAGTCGCATGGATGCCTACCTCATGGAAGTGATTGAAACCAACCCTGAAATTGACTCCCTCAAAATTCTGGACAAAGCCGGAAATATTCAGGCCTATGCTTCAAAACATGTCCTGCAGGATATTTCCCCACAAAAGGACGGCAAATTGCAGGAGGATCTGTGGGTTACAGTACCCCTTATAAGAACCAGCGACAACTCGGTTCTGGGAGAAATCCGGGCGGTTCTGGACAAATCTTCCATGGGAAAACTTATCAGAAAACTGCTTCTGGATTCCCTGACCATCGCCCTTATTGCATCCCTGCTCATCGTAGAACAAATATACTTTATGATCTCCCACATCCGCAGAAAAAAAAGGAATCCCATCAAACCCCATACAGACCAGGATATATTGGATAATCTGATGCTGGCAAGATTCGCTGCTTTTCTTTTTTTACTGGCATTTGCCATGCCCGTGTCCTTCGTGCCTTTGCAGATGCTTGAACTGTACACACCAATTCCGGGATTACCAAAAAATATAATCCTTGGCCTGCCCATTTCCCTTGAAATGCTCTGCGCTTTGGGGGCATCACTTCTTGCGGGAGCCATGGCGGACAGACGGGACTGGCGTACGCCTTTTGTCTGCGGAATACTGATGACATCCACTGGATTGTTTTTCAGTGCCATGGCCGACAATGGCCTTACTTTTATACTGGCAAGGGGTGTATGCGGACTGGGTTACGGGCTTTCCTGGATGGCTCTGCAGAGTTTTCTCTTTACCAATTGCAGCCCCACCACAAGGGCCAGAGGCAGCTCCCATTTTGTAGCAGGAATTTTTTCCGGACATATCTGCGGCACTGCTCTGGGTGCCATACTGGCTGAACGAACGGGCTATCCTCCGGTCTTTCTGGTGGGAATGCTCGTTGCTCTGGCATCCCTCGTATTCTTCCTGGTTTTCATGCGTAACTTTAAAGGACAGACAACTCCGCTTCCTTCGGAAGAAGTTGCAGTGAATGGCACTTCCCTGCTTAGTTTTATATCCGACCGGAATGTATTTGCCCTGATTTTTTTCTGCATTATCCCCTTTTCCATCTGTCAGGTGGGCCTTCTGTTTTTTGCCACACCGCTTTACCTGAACGGGCTGGGCATGAGTCAGTCTGATATAGGCAGGGTTCTTATGATCTATGGTCTCTCAGTTGTTTATCTGGCCCCACAAATAAGTAAAATCGTGGACAGCAGAGAAAACAAAAAACCTTTCATTGTTGCCGGAGGACTCCTTGGAGGATTAGGGCTCAGCCTGCTCTATATTCATCAGGGTTTTCTGGTGATCGTAATAGCCATCTTTCTTCTTGGTCTGGCCAGCAGCATCGGCAGTTCTGCCCAGACAGCCTTTGCCTTAAAACTCAAATCAACCGAAGAGTTCGGAATGGGTAAAGCCATGGCCATTCAGCGGGCAGCAGACAAACTGGGACAAATGCTTGGTCCCCTGGCACTGGGCGCACTCATGTCCGGAATATCCATTTCCCAGGGACTGGTAGTTCTTGGACTTGGCTATATGCTCCTTTCCATTCTTTTCTTTTTTATGGCAAATGAAGGCATACAGGCAAAAAAATGA
- the alr gene encoding alanine racemase — protein sequence MTPLAALINLETLKKNITLVRSHVPDNIKIMGVVKCNAYGHGLSQISGTMAEAGLDYLVVSGLDEGISLRKSGINCPVLALNDPLYPNLSHALEYDLSLTVADSDFALKLASYKPDTAQKFRVHIKVDTGLGRFGLNPDKVEEVMAILNRLPHIKVDGIYSHLACSFQDDARSKAFTEKQFRIFDDLLDRLEESNLMPDMVHLGSSTGLLGFPDRVSSGRLNALRIGTLFYGYAERMHQWEIEPTPIARISSRIIQIRDVPQHACIGYHASHQMQNDGRIAVIHCGFDQGLHSLLPGKLLPAVHGRKCPLIGRPALAQSMLDVSDVSEAVSGSEVILAGPDINLFQAARSADKGIWEVLLPLLKNAEKTYHNGTAL from the coding sequence ATGACACCTTTGGCTGCCCTGATAAATCTGGAAACTTTAAAAAAAAACATCACTCTGGTGCGAAGCCATGTGCCCGATAACATCAAAATAATGGGTGTTGTCAAATGCAACGCCTATGGTCATGGTCTGTCTCAGATATCCGGAACCATGGCCGAAGCAGGCCTTGACTATCTGGTTGTTTCAGGACTGGATGAGGGAATAAGCCTCAGAAAATCCGGCATAAACTGCCCGGTACTGGCACTGAACGATCCCCTTTACCCGAACCTCAGCCACGCCCTTGAATACGATCTCAGCCTCACGGTGGCGGACTCTGATTTTGCCCTGAAACTTGCATCATATAAACCAGACACTGCCCAGAAATTTCGGGTCCACATCAAGGTTGATACCGGCCTTGGACGATTTGGCCTTAACCCTGATAAGGTTGAGGAGGTCATGGCCATACTAAACCGTCTTCCCCATATCAAAGTGGACGGCATCTACAGCCATCTGGCCTGCTCCTTTCAAGACGATGCCAGAAGCAAAGCATTTACAGAAAAACAGTTCCGGATTTTTGACGACCTGCTTGACAGGCTGGAAGAATCAAACCTGATGCCGGACATGGTTCATCTGGGCAGCTCCACAGGACTGCTTGGTTTTCCTGACAGGGTCTCAAGCGGCAGGCTGAATGCACTTCGCATAGGCACCCTCTTTTACGGATATGCCGAAAGAATGCACCAATGGGAAATAGAGCCGACTCCCATAGCCCGTATATCAAGCAGAATAATTCAGATCAGGGATGTGCCTCAACACGCCTGCATCGGCTACCACGCCTCCCATCAGATGCAAAATGACGGACGGATAGCAGTCATTCACTGCGGTTTTGATCAGGGTCTTCACAGCCTGCTGCCCGGAAAACTGCTCCCTGCGGTACATGGAAGAAAGTGCCCCCTCATTGGCAGGCCTGCTCTGGCCCAAAGCATGCTGGATGTCAGCGATGTATCTGAAGCAGTGTCAGGCAGCGAAGTCATCCTGGCAGGTCCTGACATCAATTTGTTTCAGGCAGCCCGGAGTGCGGACAAAGGAATCTGGGAGGTGCTTTTACCACTTCTTAAGAATGCTGAAAAAACATATCATAACGGAACGGCCCTGTGA
- a CDS encoding DUF748 domain-containing protein, translating into MKRVIRNTLIVTASCIVLWFPAVFFGLSMALTHMVPDRLSQLLGRTVSIEQIRVNPFTLSVTVREFEIREKDGKDSFVSFERFYVNAEILSLIQRSLILKAVELEKPEIHLARFSDMTFNFSDIIEGIQSASPADAEAEKTDSEEPFSPFNFTVQDIRIVDGSIEYRDLPADKTHRLDPINWHLPLISNTEHHRDSFSEPALSFALDGAQISVNVWTKPFKDTMETLVELGVSGLSLPMYASYLPEDQVRFMLEKGTLDLTGQVSFRMEENPVVEVQGDLILSDIHVMDKAGEDIFMLPRLELSLNPSPVLENRLHIDTLLIQSPGLFVQRREDGSISLNDLIPAPVDAADTSIPEKMVAEDEKNKEISDESGFWVEVDTFILDDGRLQFRDFSVQAGGRKPTQSSVLTDIYPLRLTVSPFTTVPDHASVFDFSAGLNGSAQLVIKGEVQLTPLSLTSDLVLSDFALIWLQPYLPENIQLVIREGLASAGARIAFALEENSDFSLSLESDTAILAFSSEDALEGNSFLGWDAFTVKGIRVDMHPLRVDVDEIAFKGMYASLAVLEDGGMNLDNIFIREEQDHEEEAAVKKENSDESGDPVFIRIGAFVMDDSDFRFTDRSVLPHYDTRLNLGNLRITGLTSEDFRAADVHAKGVIDGYAPLKITGSMNPLSENLFVNLDFSLGNLEMVPFSPYTGKFIGRAIEKGKLNLDVKYHIENQNITADNHLLLDQFTLGRRVPGPDAMNLPVGLAISLLKDRHGKIEIDLPVSGRTDDPEFAWGKLVLRTLQNLIVRAAASPFSLVASLVGGGEEMQFIEFEPGTADLDETAHGKLLSIRTLLYERPGLRMEILGYADEKNDTRALAKQNLERRIRMRASADGVISDEGDMNAETRHDYLKILYQDAMAVRSQESTSSGEEAGIELSLEEMEEELMKDVNIRNADLYSLAMERAAAVRAYVLKDEKIEAQRVFFREASRPLKTGDDAARAGRVELGLQ; encoded by the coding sequence ATGAAACGGGTAATCAGGAATACTTTAATTGTTACGGCATCCTGCATCGTTTTGTGGTTTCCGGCGGTTTTTTTTGGGCTTTCCATGGCACTGACCCACATGGTGCCGGACCGGTTATCCCAGCTTCTGGGCCGGACCGTGAGCATTGAGCAGATCCGTGTGAATCCTTTTACCCTTTCTGTAACGGTGCGGGAATTTGAGATAAGGGAAAAAGACGGGAAAGATTCCTTTGTTTCCTTTGAACGTTTTTATGTCAATGCGGAAATCCTTTCTTTGATTCAACGGAGCCTGATTTTAAAGGCTGTGGAACTGGAAAAACCGGAAATTCATCTGGCTCGTTTTTCGGATATGACATTTAATTTCTCAGATATTATTGAGGGCATTCAAAGTGCTTCCCCTGCAGATGCAGAAGCTGAAAAAACAGATTCTGAAGAACCATTCAGCCCCTTTAACTTTACCGTGCAGGATATTCGGATTGTGGATGGAAGTATTGAATACAGAGATCTTCCTGCTGACAAAACGCATCGCCTTGATCCCATCAACTGGCATCTGCCCCTGATTTCCAATACAGAGCACCACAGGGACAGTTTTTCAGAGCCTGCCCTAAGCTTTGCTCTGGATGGGGCCCAGATCTCCGTTAATGTGTGGACAAAGCCCTTTAAAGACACCATGGAAACCCTTGTGGAACTTGGAGTGTCCGGTCTGTCCCTTCCCATGTATGCGTCATATCTTCCAGAGGATCAGGTGAGATTTATGCTTGAAAAAGGCACTCTGGATCTTACGGGTCAAGTGTCCTTTCGTATGGAGGAAAACCCGGTAGTGGAGGTGCAGGGGGATCTGATTCTTTCGGATATACATGTTATGGATAAGGCAGGTGAAGATATTTTTATGCTGCCCCGGCTGGAGTTGAGTCTTAACCCATCTCCAGTTCTCGAAAACCGTCTGCACATTGATACGCTTTTGATTCAGTCCCCCGGTCTTTTTGTTCAGCGCAGAGAAGATGGCAGCATCAGCCTGAATGATCTGATACCGGCTCCGGTTGATGCAGCTGATACATCCATTCCGGAAAAGATGGTTGCAGAAGATGAAAAAAATAAGGAAATCAGTGATGAAAGTGGCTTTTGGGTGGAGGTGGACACTTTTATTCTGGATGATGGCAGGCTGCAATTCAGGGATTTTTCAGTGCAGGCCGGAGGCAGAAAGCCCACCCAGTCTTCTGTGCTAACGGATATTTATCCCCTGCGCCTTACGGTATCTCCTTTTACCACGGTTCCTGATCATGCTTCTGTTTTTGATTTCAGTGCAGGTCTGAATGGGTCGGCCCAGCTTGTCATAAAAGGAGAGGTGCAGCTGACTCCCCTTTCCCTTACAAGCGATCTTGTTCTGTCGGACTTTGCCCTTATATGGCTGCAGCCTTATCTGCCTGAGAATATCCAGCTGGTGATCCGTGAGGGTCTGGCTTCTGCCGGAGCCCGTATTGCCTTTGCCTTGGAGGAAAACAGTGATTTTTCCCTTTCCCTTGAGTCTGATACGGCAATACTTGCCTTTAGCTCTGAGGATGCTCTGGAAGGTAATTCTTTTCTGGGCTGGGATGCTTTCACTGTTAAAGGTATACGGGTGGATATGCATCCATTGCGTGTGGATGTGGATGAAATTGCCTTCAAAGGTATGTATGCCAGTCTTGCAGTGCTGGAAGACGGTGGCATGAATCTTGATAATATTTTCATCAGGGAGGAACAGGATCATGAGGAAGAAGCTGCCGTAAAAAAAGAAAATTCCGATGAATCAGGCGATCCTGTTTTTATCCGCATCGGTGCTTTTGTAATGGATGATTCAGATTTCCGCTTTACAGACCGCAGTGTACTGCCCCATTACGATACCCGTCTGAACCTTGGGAATCTCCGCATTACGGGCTTGACCTCCGAGGATTTCAGGGCTGCGGATGTTCATGCGAAGGGGGTGATTGACGGGTATGCTCCTTTAAAAATTACCGGCTCCATGAATCCTTTGAGTGAAAATCTTTTTGTGAATCTGGATTTCAGTCTTGGCAATCTGGAGATGGTGCCCTTTTCTCCGTACACGGGAAAATTTATAGGAAGGGCCATTGAAAAGGGTAAGTTAAATCTTGATGTAAAATATCATATAGAAAATCAAAATATTACAGCAGATAATCATCTCCTTTTAGATCAGTTTACCCTTGGCAGAAGGGTGCCAGGTCCCGATGCCATGAACCTGCCTGTGGGACTTGCCATCTCCCTTCTCAAGGACAGGCATGGCAAAATAGAAATTGACCTGCCCGTCTCAGGAAGAACAGATGATCCGGAATTTGCCTGGGGAAAGCTTGTACTGAGAACCCTTCAGAATCTCATTGTGCGGGCGGCAGCTTCACCGTTTTCTCTGGTGGCATCTCTGGTGGGCGGTGGCGAGGAAATGCAGTTCATTGAATTTGAACCCGGAACTGCGGATCTGGATGAGACAGCCCATGGCAAACTTCTGTCCATCCGGACTCTTCTTTATGAAAGACCGGGCCTGAGGATGGAGATTTTAGGATACGCAGATGAAAAAAATGATACCCGTGCCCTGGCGAAACAGAATCTGGAGAGAAGAATCCGGATGCGTGCATCCGCAGATGGTGTGATTTCTGATGAAGGTGATATGAATGCTGAAACAAGACATGATTATCTGAAGATACTTTATCAGGATGCCATGGCTGTCCGTTCGCAGGAAAGTACCTCATCCGGTGAAGAAGCTGGTATTGAGCTGTCCCTTGAAGAAATGGAAGAGGAACTCATGAAAGATGTGAATATCCGGAACGCTGACCTTTACAGCCTCGCCATGGAAAGGGCTGCAGCCGTCAGGGCCTATGTACTTAAGGATGAAAAAATTGAAGCGCAGCGTGTATTTTTCAGGGAAGCTTCCCGTCCCCTGAAAACAGGCGATGATGCCGCAAGGGCCGGTCGGGTGGAGCTGGGGCTTCAATAG
- a CDS encoding PP2C family protein-serine/threonine phosphatase, giving the protein MIQSFEAKSIGKRPEQQDSTGSLELGNGFYLYVLADGMGGERGGLIASRTVCKEFMAFFENNPDMDDPAKLLEQAMVAANAALREKREQDYDLMGMGTTLIGVLMNGLSRVFHFVSVGDSPLYQLSSGGLKRINANHAYIEELKKMVADGRMHPEELKTDPARNDITSALMGGNIEEVDFGTGILESGDRLLLASDGIQTLSDGPHGEIAAILKEEGSDFESAVLALLDAVADKEEPYQDNTALIFVGYGNE; this is encoded by the coding sequence ATGATTCAATCATTTGAGGCGAAAAGTATTGGAAAAAGACCTGAACAGCAGGATAGCACGGGCAGTCTGGAACTGGGCAACGGTTTTTATCTTTATGTGCTGGCCGATGGTATGGGTGGAGAAAGGGGAGGGCTTATTGCCAGTCGCACGGTTTGTAAGGAGTTTATGGCGTTTTTTGAAAACAATCCGGATATGGATGACCCTGCAAAGCTTCTGGAACAGGCTATGGTTGCAGCAAATGCGGCACTGCGTGAAAAGAGGGAGCAAGACTATGATCTCATGGGGATGGGAACGACCCTTATTGGTGTTTTAATGAATGGGCTGAGCCGGGTTTTTCATTTTGTCAGTGTGGGTGACAGTCCTTTATACCAGCTTTCTTCAGGTGGTCTTAAAAGGATCAATGCCAACCATGCCTATATTGAAGAACTGAAAAAAATGGTTGCGGATGGGCGCATGCATCCGGAAGAGCTTAAAACCGATCCGGCACGCAATGACATCACCAGCGCCCTGATGGGGGGCAATATCGAAGAGGTGGATTTCGGCACTGGCATACTTGAGTCCGGGGACCGGCTGCTGCTGGCCAGTGATGGCATACAGACCTTAAGTGACGGGCCTCATGGAGAGATCGCAGCAATCTTAAAGGAGGAAGGAAGCGATTTTGAATCTGCCGTGCTTGCTCTGTTGGATGCAGTGGCGGATAAGGAAGAACCTTATCAGGATAATACTGCGTTGATTTTCGTTGGATATGGGAATGAATAG